One region of Marivirga arenosa genomic DNA includes:
- a CDS encoding response regulator transcription factor, producing MKKILIVDDEPSILMSLEFLMKKEGHKIFIARNGREAIGIVNQELPDALILDIMMPEVDGYEVCEFIKSKEELQHIKVIFLTAKAKEEDIKKGLDLGADLYLKKPFSTKELVKKVNELVA from the coding sequence ATGAAAAAGATATTAATTGTAGATGATGAGCCAAGTATCTTGATGTCATTGGAGTTTCTAATGAAAAAAGAAGGTCATAAAATCTTTATCGCTCGAAATGGAAGAGAGGCCATAGGGATAGTCAATCAAGAATTACCTGACGCTTTAATTCTTGATATCATGATGCCAGAAGTAGATGGTTACGAAGTGTGTGAATTTATCAAAAGCAAAGAAGAACTACAGCACATTAAAGTTATATTCCTTACAGCAAAAGCAAAAGAGGAAGATATAAAAAAAGGCCTTGATCTAGGTGCTGATTTATATTTGAAAAAACCCTTTTCAACAAAAGAATTAGTTAAAAAGGTAAATGAATTGGTTGCCTAA
- a CDS encoding acetate--CoA ligase: MKYEDFYKESIERPQDFWRKQAKQLDWHSFPEVIMSKDEYDYAQWYQDGKLNLSYLCIDKHIEDGFGDTVALIYDSPVTQSKEHITFNQLHHEVSKLAGGLQKLGLQKGDTCIIYMPMIPQAIYAMLACVRIGVIHSVVFGGFAPHELAIRITDCKAKAIITASNGIEIDKIIPYKPFVDEAIESVQDKPEHVIVFNRNDTEIESPKSYDVDYQNLVDSAPSVEAIPLHSTHPSYILYTSGTTGTPKGIIRDTGGYATALKFSMKYVYGVDEGEVFWAASDVGWVVGHSFIVYGPLLNRNTTVLFEGKPIKTPDASTFWRVISEHKVNVMFTAPTAIRAIKKEDPNGEFIKKYDMDSLKYQFLAGERCDLATLNWTKEHLKVPVIDHWWQTESGWPMIANMAGLELKKVKPGSASFAVCGYDIRILNEAGEEVNDDTEGYVAVKLPLPPGTLTSLWANPQRFKSGYLERFPGYYFSGDGGYKDEDGYIFITGRVDDIINVAGHRLSTAEMEEIVSSHTSVAECAVFGINCELKGQKPLGLVVLKTENKLEEEKIKNEIIAKVRHEIGAVASFRDVLIVQRLPKTRSGKILRKLLRSIADEKQYNVPSTIDDIQIIDEVKTVYEKEGIGIFK, translated from the coding sequence ATGAAGTACGAAGATTTTTATAAGGAAAGTATCGAGAGACCGCAAGATTTCTGGAGAAAACAGGCTAAACAGTTAGATTGGCATTCTTTTCCGGAGGTAATCATGAGCAAAGATGAATACGATTATGCACAATGGTATCAGGATGGTAAACTCAATTTGAGTTATTTATGTATTGATAAACATATTGAAGATGGATTTGGCGATACTGTAGCACTCATTTATGATTCTCCTGTCACACAAAGCAAAGAGCATATCACTTTCAATCAGTTGCATCATGAAGTTTCAAAGCTCGCAGGTGGTTTACAAAAGTTAGGCTTACAAAAGGGAGATACTTGCATAATTTACATGCCGATGATACCGCAAGCAATCTATGCTATGCTAGCTTGCGTAAGAATAGGCGTTATTCATTCTGTTGTATTTGGTGGTTTTGCTCCTCATGAGTTGGCGATAAGAATAACTGATTGCAAAGCCAAAGCCATTATAACTGCCTCAAATGGAATAGAAATTGATAAGATAATTCCTTACAAACCTTTTGTTGATGAAGCGATTGAAAGTGTTCAAGATAAACCAGAGCATGTCATAGTCTTTAATCGGAATGACACTGAGATTGAATCACCTAAAAGTTATGATGTAGACTATCAAAATCTTGTTGATAGTGCTCCTTCAGTAGAAGCAATTCCTTTGCACTCTACTCATCCTTCATACATTTTATACACTTCAGGTACTACGGGAACTCCCAAAGGGATAATTAGAGATACAGGTGGTTATGCAACCGCTTTGAAATTTTCAATGAAATATGTTTATGGAGTTGATGAGGGAGAGGTATTTTGGGCTGCAAGTGATGTGGGTTGGGTAGTGGGACATAGTTTTATTGTATACGGGCCTTTATTAAATAGAAATACGACAGTTCTATTTGAAGGCAAACCCATTAAAACTCCTGATGCTTCGACTTTTTGGCGTGTAATTAGTGAACATAAGGTAAATGTGATGTTTACAGCCCCAACGGCCATTAGAGCGATTAAAAAAGAAGATCCGAATGGTGAATTCATCAAAAAATACGATATGGATTCTTTAAAGTATCAATTCTTGGCGGGGGAACGATGTGATCTAGCAACTTTAAACTGGACTAAAGAGCACTTAAAAGTACCAGTAATCGATCATTGGTGGCAAACTGAGAGTGGCTGGCCCATGATAGCGAATATGGCAGGATTAGAGTTGAAGAAAGTGAAGCCAGGTTCAGCATCTTTTGCGGTTTGCGGTTATGATATTAGAATTTTAAATGAAGCCGGAGAGGAGGTTAATGATGATACCGAGGGATATGTTGCGGTTAAGCTTCCATTACCCCCTGGTACTTTAACGAGTCTTTGGGCTAATCCTCAGCGTTTCAAATCTGGTTATTTAGAACGTTTTCCAGGCTATTATTTTTCTGGTGATGGAGGTTATAAAGATGAGGATGGTTACATCTTTATAACAGGACGAGTAGATGATATCATCAATGTGGCAGGTCACAGATTGTCAACTGCCGAGATGGAGGAAATTGTTTCTTCCCATACATCTGTAGCAGAATGCGCTGTATTTGGCATTAACTGTGAATTGAAGGGGCAAAAACCATTAGGCTTGGTGGTTCTGAAAACTGAAAATAAACTTGAAGAAGAAAAAATAAAGAATGAAATTATCGCTAAAGTCAGACATGAGATAGGAGCAGTAGCTTCATTCAGGGATGTGCTTAT